From the genome of Phreatobacter cathodiphilus, one region includes:
- a CDS encoding TfoX/Sxy family protein — translation MDERTILAAIEAAASPHGETGRIAMFGGTAVLLGGNMVAALSPRGLLLRVGRDQHAAALSRPGTRPMEMRGRTMEGYLYVDPAGLDEDTLAQWVAMTVGHVAGLPAKAARKARGPKKAEGL, via the coding sequence ATGGACGAGCGGACGATTCTCGCCGCGATCGAGGCGGCCGCGTCCCCCCACGGCGAGACGGGCCGCATCGCCATGTTCGGCGGTACGGCAGTGCTGCTCGGCGGCAACATGGTGGCGGCGCTGTCGCCCCGCGGGCTGCTGCTGCGCGTCGGGCGTGACCAGCACGCGGCGGCGCTCTCCCGCCCCGGCACGCGGCCCATGGAGATGCGCGGGCGCACCATGGAAGGCTATCTCTATGTCGACCCGGCGGGGCTGGATGAGGACACGCTCGCCCAATGGGTTGCGATGACCGTCGGCCATGTCGCCGGCCTGCCGGCCAAGGCGGCCCGCAAGGCCCGGGGGCCGAAGAAGGCCGAAGGGCTCTAG
- the hisI gene encoding phosphoribosyl-AMP cyclohydrolase, producing MCTDHPSQAAASPSKSDVEEGDRLMPRFGKDGLITAVTSDAQTGDLLMVAHMNAEALRLTIETGEAHYWSRSRQVIWHKGDTSGQIQTVVEMRVDCDQDAVWLKVTVGGDGGSCHTGRRTCFYRAVPTGGPLEDVRLVPRDAERLRPAFG from the coding sequence ATGTGCACCGATCACCCCTCGCAGGCCGCTGCGTCACCCTCCAAGAGCGACGTCGAGGAGGGCGACCGCCTCATGCCCCGCTTCGGCAAAGACGGTCTGATCACCGCGGTGACCAGCGATGCGCAGACGGGGGACCTCCTCATGGTCGCGCACATGAATGCCGAGGCGCTGCGCCTCACCATCGAGACCGGCGAGGCCCATTACTGGTCGCGCTCGCGGCAGGTCATCTGGCACAAGGGCGACACCTCCGGGCAGATCCAGACGGTGGTCGAGATGCGGGTGGACTGCGACCAGGATGCCGTCTGGCTGAAGGTGACGGTCGGCGGCGACGGCGGCTCCTGCCATACCGGGCGCCGCACCTGTTTTTACCGCGCCGTCCCCACCGGCGGCCCGCTCGAGGACGTGCGGCTGGTGCCGCGCGACGCCGAGCGCCTGCGCCCGGCCTTCGGCTGA
- a CDS encoding patatin-like phospholipase family protein: MLTLRRRRRPEAEPTDFAESAATPPPRPVIGLALGGGAARGLAHIGIIRTLVRAGYEPDVIAGTSIGAAVGGLYAAGKLDAFTDWALSLKRRDVIGLVDIAISGGGLMGGSRLAHLLQREIGETRIETLPISFAAVATEIGTGHEIWLTRGRLMTALRASYALPGILPPVRVGGRWLMDGALSNPVPVSVTRALGARLVIAVSLNADALGRSTVIQDHGTSPEDEALPLVERRPRVRAVVDLGKGIGRGLGRGIGRALARPLRAAMSLDLEPGRLDPRLAVARAPGIPTVMAKAFNATQERIARQRLAGDPPNILIGPRLSKIGLFEFHRAAEAIALGEEAAERLLPDLAEALKAVS; encoded by the coding sequence ATGCTGACGCTGCGCCGCCGACGCCGGCCGGAGGCCGAGCCGACCGATTTCGCCGAGAGCGCCGCCACGCCGCCGCCGCGACCGGTGATCGGCCTGGCGCTCGGCGGAGGAGCGGCACGCGGCCTCGCCCATATCGGCATCATCCGCACGCTGGTCCGCGCCGGCTACGAGCCGGACGTCATCGCCGGCACCTCCATCGGTGCGGCGGTCGGCGGGCTCTATGCCGCCGGCAAGCTCGACGCCTTCACCGACTGGGCCCTGTCGCTGAAGCGACGTGACGTCATCGGGCTCGTGGACATCGCCATATCCGGCGGCGGCCTGATGGGCGGGTCCAGGCTCGCCCATCTGCTGCAGCGGGAGATCGGCGAGACGCGGATCGAGACCCTGCCGATCAGCTTCGCCGCGGTGGCGACCGAGATCGGCACCGGCCACGAGATCTGGTTGACCCGCGGCCGGCTGATGACGGCGCTGCGCGCTTCCTATGCCCTGCCCGGCATCCTGCCGCCGGTGAGGGTAGGCGGCCGCTGGCTGATGGACGGCGCCCTTTCCAATCCGGTTCCCGTCTCGGTGACGCGCGCCCTCGGCGCCCGGCTCGTCATCGCGGTGAGCCTCAATGCCGACGCTCTCGGCCGCTCCACCGTCATTCAGGACCACGGCACCAGCCCGGAGGACGAGGCGCTGCCGCTGGTCGAGCGGCGTCCCCGCGTGCGGGCGGTGGTCGATCTTGGCAAGGGCATCGGGCGCGGTCTCGGCCGCGGTATCGGGCGGGCGCTGGCGCGGCCGCTGCGCGCCGCCATGTCGCTCGACCTCGAACCCGGCAGGCTCGACCCCCGCCTCGCCGTCGCCCGGGCCCCCGGCATTCCCACCGTCATGGCCAAGGCCTTCAACGCCACCCAGGAGCGCATCGCCCGCCAGCGCCTCGCCGGCGACCCGCCGAACATCCTGATCGGCCCCCGCCTGTCGAAGATCGGCCTGTTCGAGTTCCACCGCGCCGCCGAGGCCATCGCGCTCGGCGAGGAGGCCGCCGAACGGCTGCTGCCCGATCTCGCCGAGGCGCTGAAGGCCGTGAGCTGA
- a CDS encoding CBS domain-containing protein has protein sequence MNVKSILDAKGRAVATIAPDATLAAAAHMLAEKRIGAVVVTGAGHSVAGILSERDIVRSLAEHGAGALDRSVAETMTRKVVTCSEQDSIGQLMESMTDGKFRHLPVVEGGRLVGIISIGDVVKRRLAEIESEANALKDYVMNA, from the coding sequence ATGAACGTGAAGAGCATTCTGGACGCCAAGGGCAGGGCGGTCGCCACCATCGCCCCAGACGCGACGCTCGCGGCCGCGGCGCATATGCTGGCGGAGAAGCGGATCGGCGCGGTCGTGGTGACGGGGGCCGGTCATTCGGTCGCCGGCATCCTTTCCGAGCGTGACATCGTCCGGTCGCTGGCCGAGCACGGGGCCGGTGCCCTCGACCGCTCGGTGGCCGAGACCATGACGCGCAAGGTCGTCACCTGCTCGGAGCAGGATTCCATCGGTCAGCTCATGGAGAGCATGACCGACGGCAAGTTCCGCCACCTGCCGGTGGTGGAGGGGGGCCGGCTGGTCGGCATCATCTCCATCGGCGACGTGGTCAAGCGCCGCCTCGCGGAGATCGAGAGCGAGGCCAACGCCCTCAAGGACTATGTGATGAACGCCTGA
- a CDS encoding rhomboid family intramembrane serine protease, which translates to MSEREPILNIPGVVTALCLAMIVIHAVRAFLLGDDADREVLLAFAFIPARFETSLAGAWFPGGAAGDAWTFVTYGFLHADWTHLAVNVLWLTVFGSAVARRFGTIRSLLFFAVTAAAGALGHLAAVGTAFVPVIGASAAVSGFTAAALRFIFQAGGPLGAMRAGGEDTYRVPALGLADMIRNGPVMGMIAVWIAVNVAFGAINLPMPGFEGQIAWQAHLAGFAAGLFLFRFFDPVPAA; encoded by the coding sequence TTGTCCGAACGCGAACCGATCCTCAACATTCCCGGCGTCGTCACCGCGCTCTGCCTGGCCATGATCGTCATCCACGCCGTCAGGGCTTTCCTGCTGGGGGACGATGCCGATCGCGAGGTGCTGCTCGCGTTCGCCTTCATTCCCGCCCGTTTCGAGACCTCGCTGGCGGGGGCCTGGTTCCCGGGCGGGGCCGCGGGTGATGCCTGGACCTTCGTGACCTACGGTTTCCTGCACGCCGACTGGACCCATCTGGCCGTCAACGTGCTCTGGCTCACGGTTTTCGGCTCCGCCGTGGCGCGGCGCTTCGGGACGATCCGGAGCCTCCTCTTCTTCGCCGTGACGGCGGCGGCCGGCGCTCTCGGGCACCTCGCAGCGGTCGGTACCGCCTTCGTGCCGGTGATCGGCGCCTCGGCGGCGGTCTCCGGTTTCACCGCGGCGGCGCTGCGCTTCATCTTCCAGGCGGGCGGCCCGCTGGGCGCCATGCGGGCGGGCGGCGAGGACACTTACCGGGTTCCGGCCCTCGGCCTCGCCGACATGATCCGCAACGGACCGGTCATGGGCATGATCGCGGTGTGGATCGCGGTCAACGTCGCCTTCGGCGCCATCAACCTGCCGATGCCCGGCTTCGAGGGGCAGATCGCCTGGCAGGCCCATCTCGCCGGCTTTGCGGCAGGATTGTTCCTCTTCCGCTTCTTCGATCCGGTGCCGGCCGCCTGA
- a CDS encoding PAS domain-containing protein has product MNNAASSTLFAYWDQLRAGRPAPDRAEVDPRAIAPVLGDTFILEAGRDGSLAYRLAGSRACAVFARELKGSDFLDVFSPEARATLIRTLADAMAAPAGLMASLTATSVAGRSVALEAVILPLVHRGRLGGRLIGAISAGDPPYWIGRDDIARIDVEAVRLLWPSWQGTLAMAAAAPVQPAPAAFATRPALRLIHGGNVA; this is encoded by the coding sequence ATGAACAATGCCGCCAGCAGCACCCTCTTCGCCTACTGGGACCAGCTGCGCGCCGGCCGCCCGGCCCCCGACCGCGCCGAAGTCGATCCGCGTGCCATCGCCCCCGTTCTCGGCGACACCTTCATCCTCGAGGCCGGCCGTGACGGCTCCCTCGCCTATCGGCTGGCGGGATCGCGGGCCTGCGCCGTCTTCGCCCGCGAGCTGAAGGGCTCGGACTTCCTCGACGTCTTCTCTCCCGAGGCGCGCGCGACGCTGATCCGCACCCTCGCCGACGCCATGGCCGCCCCCGCCGGCCTCATGGCCTCCCTCACCGCCACCAGCGTCGCCGGGCGCAGCGTCGCCCTCGAGGCGGTCATCCTGCCGCTGGTCCATCGCGGCCGGCTCGGCGGCCGTCTCATCGGCGCCATCAGCGCCGGCGACCCGCCCTACTGGATCGGCCGGGACGACATCGCCCGCATCGACGTCGAGGCCGTCCGCCTGCTCTGGCCGAGCTGGCAGGGCACGCTGGCCATGGCCGCCGCCGCCCCGGTCCAGCCGGCTCCGGCGGCCTTTGCGACCCGGCCGGCGCTGCGTCTCATTCACGGCGGGAATGTGGCATGA
- a CDS encoding PilZ domain-containing protein encodes MSALAKVLSAPSSEENRRFQRVRVDVLGRFMLSDRREFPCQVVDMSPGGAAIVAPVVGKLGERVIAYLDHIGRIEGMIVRVTETGFSMTIEASLRKRDKLADQLTWLANRQILGLPEDRRHERVIPRNPFTTITTPLGEKVPVRVLDISLSGAAIGGAEDLKPGDIVQISRTMARVVRVLERGVAIEFSGQQPIDTILALGQELGADLKADAEPVMIAR; translated from the coding sequence ATGTCAGCGCTCGCGAAAGTCCTGTCCGCACCTTCGTCGGAAGAGAACCGTCGCTTCCAGCGCGTGCGGGTGGACGTCCTCGGCCGCTTCATGTTGTCGGACCGGCGCGAATTTCCCTGCCAGGTCGTGGACATGTCACCCGGTGGCGCCGCCATCGTGGCGCCGGTGGTCGGCAAGCTCGGCGAGCGCGTCATCGCCTATCTCGACCATATCGGCCGCATCGAGGGCATGATCGTCCGCGTCACCGAGACCGGCTTCTCGATGACCATCGAGGCCTCGCTGCGCAAGCGCGACAAACTCGCCGACCAGCTCACCTGGCTCGCCAATCGCCAGATCCTCGGCCTGCCCGAGGACCGCCGCCACGAGCGCGTCATCCCGCGCAATCCCTTCACCACCATCACCACGCCTCTCGGCGAGAAGGTGCCGGTGCGCGTTCTCGACATCTCGCTCTCGGGTGCCGCCATCGGCGGGGCGGAGGACCTGAAGCCCGGCGACATCGTGCAGATCTCCCGGACCATGGCGCGCGTCGTGCGCGTGCTGGAGCGCGGCGTCGCCATCGAGTTCTCGGGCCAGCAGCCCATCGACACCATCCTCGCCCTCGGCCAGGAGCTCGGCGCCGACCTGAAGGCGGACGCCGAGCCGGTGATGATCGCCCGCTGA
- a CDS encoding transglutaminase-like cysteine peptidase yields the protein MNGRRTWWPGVKTKGAALAALMLGLVAAMPAASAEPGDRHAFLTEQGATTAPIGWRQFCRDFPADCRARSQTIDLVKADRHAWATLIRINAHVNTAIEPVTDMDQYGTEELWTYPTSGRGDCEDYVLLKKKLLIEAGFPASALLITVVRDRQGDGHAILTVRTDRGDYVLDNETSDIRLWNQTGYRFIKRQAAYDPNQWLTIGPGRAPAAVATR from the coding sequence ATGAACGGTCGCAGGACCTGGTGGCCAGGGGTGAAGACGAAGGGCGCGGCACTCGCCGCGCTGATGCTCGGCCTCGTCGCGGCGATGCCGGCGGCGAGCGCGGAGCCGGGCGACCGCCACGCCTTCCTGACCGAACAGGGTGCGACGACCGCCCCCATCGGCTGGCGGCAGTTCTGCCGTGATTTCCCCGCCGATTGCCGGGCGCGCTCGCAGACCATCGATCTCGTCAAGGCCGACCGCCACGCCTGGGCGACACTGATCCGCATCAACGCCCATGTGAACACCGCCATCGAACCGGTCACCGACATGGACCAGTACGGGACGGAGGAACTCTGGACCTACCCGACGTCCGGGCGCGGCGACTGCGAGGACTATGTGCTCCTCAAGAAGAAGCTGCTGATCGAGGCCGGCTTCCCCGCCAGCGCCCTGCTCATCACCGTGGTGCGTGACCGCCAGGGCGACGGCCACGCCATTCTCACCGTCCGGACCGACCGGGGCGACTACGTCCTCGACAACGAGACGAGCGACATCCGCCTGTGGAACCAGACCGGCTACCGCTTCATCAAGCGCCAGGCCGCTTACGACCCCAATCAGTGGCTGACGATCGGGCCGGGCCGCGCGCCCGCCGCGGTCGCCACCCGCTAG
- a CDS encoding 2-hydroxychromene-2-carboxylate isomerase yields MAAVEFFYEFASTYSYPAAMRVEEVAAKAGVTVRWRPFLLGPIFAEAGWTTSPFNLIPAKGRNMWRDLERITADLGLPFQKPDPFPQNSLTAARIATSLPDDGKRAAFSRELYRMEFGEGLSITDAEVLGRALTAAGVEPATALVAAGSDQVKQALRATTEEAKAKGLFGAPSLVTADGELFWGNDRIEQAVAWAAKGGSA; encoded by the coding sequence ATGGCGGCCGTCGAATTCTTCTACGAATTCGCCTCGACCTATTCCTATCCCGCGGCGATGCGGGTGGAGGAAGTCGCCGCCAAGGCCGGCGTCACGGTACGCTGGCGGCCGTTCCTGCTCGGTCCGATCTTCGCCGAAGCCGGCTGGACGACCTCGCCGTTCAACCTGATCCCGGCCAAGGGTCGGAACATGTGGCGGGATCTCGAGCGGATCACCGCCGATCTCGGCCTGCCCTTCCAGAAGCCCGATCCCTTTCCGCAGAACAGCCTGACCGCCGCGCGGATCGCCACGTCCCTGCCGGACGACGGCAAGCGCGCCGCCTTCTCGCGCGAGCTCTACCGGATGGAATTCGGCGAGGGCCTGTCCATCACCGATGCGGAGGTTCTGGGCCGGGCGTTGACAGCGGCGGGAGTCGAGCCCGCCACGGCCCTGGTCGCGGCGGGTTCCGATCAGGTGAAGCAGGCGCTGCGCGCCACCACCGAGGAGGCGAAGGCGAAGGGCCTGTTCGGCGCGCCGAGCCTCGTCACGGCCGACGGCGAACTGTTCTGGGGCAACGACCGCATCGAGCAGGCGGTCGCCTGGGCGGCCAAGGGTGGCTCCGCCTGA
- a CDS encoding gamma carbonic anhydrase family protein produces the protein MPIYAIDGIQPVLPEGDRFFVAPDAHVIGKVKIGADVGIWFGAVIRGDNELIAIGEGTNIQEMCMLHTDPGAPMTIGTGCTIGHKVILHGCTIGDNTLIGMGSTILNNAKIGNNCLVGANSLVTEGKEFPDNSLIVGAPARAVRTLDEAAIARLKLSAASYVNNARRFKAGLTPVG, from the coding sequence ATGCCCATCTATGCCATCGACGGAATCCAGCCGGTCCTGCCCGAGGGCGACCGCTTCTTCGTGGCGCCCGACGCCCATGTCATCGGCAAGGTGAAGATCGGCGCCGACGTCGGCATCTGGTTCGGCGCGGTGATCCGCGGCGACAACGAGCTCATCGCCATCGGCGAGGGCACCAACATCCAGGAAATGTGCATGCTGCACACCGACCCCGGCGCGCCGATGACGATCGGGACCGGCTGCACCATCGGCCACAAGGTGATCCTCCATGGCTGCACGATCGGCGACAACACGCTGATCGGCATGGGGTCGACGATCCTGAACAACGCGAAGATCGGGAACAACTGCCTGGTGGGCGCCAATTCGCTGGTCACCGAGGGCAAGGAGTTCCCGGACAACTCGCTGATCGTCGGCGCGCCGGCGCGCGCCGTGCGCACCCTCGACGAGGCCGCCATCGCCCGGCTGAAGCTGTCGGCCGCGAGCTACGTGAACAATGCCCGGCGCTTCAAGGCCGGCCTCACGCCGGTGGGCTGA
- a CDS encoding DUF1579 domain-containing protein, translated as MTGSGISMDGGAEPVDGRRDFDFLMGTWSVHHRRLRRRLSADTVWEEFGGTCAALPVLGGAGNVDDNVLHLPGGSYRALSIRAFDAARRQWSIWWLDSREAAIGQPVHGRFEDGVGTFLGDDTWQDRPVRVRFLWSGISEQSARWEQAFSADGGATFETNWVMDFRRAP; from the coding sequence ATGACGGGTAGCGGAATCAGCATGGACGGCGGCGCGGAACCGGTCGACGGCCGCCGCGACTTCGATTTCCTGATGGGGACCTGGTCGGTGCATCACCGGCGCCTGCGCCGGCGCCTGTCGGCGGATACCGTCTGGGAGGAGTTCGGCGGCACCTGCGCCGCGCTGCCCGTGCTCGGCGGGGCGGGGAACGTCGACGACAACGTGCTGCACCTGCCCGGCGGCAGCTACCGCGCGCTCAGCATCCGCGCCTTCGACGCGGCCCGGCGGCAATGGTCGATCTGGTGGCTCGATTCCCGGGAGGCCGCCATTGGCCAACCGGTCCACGGCCGGTTCGAGGACGGCGTCGGAACCTTCCTCGGCGACGACACCTGGCAGGACCGGCCGGTGCGCGTGCGCTTCCTCTGGTCGGGGATCTCCGAGCAGTCGGCGCGCTGGGAACAGGCCTTCTCCGCCGACGGCGGCGCCACCTTCGAGACCAACTGGGTGATGGATTTCCGCCGCGCGCCGTAG
- a CDS encoding DUF6949 family protein, which yields MSLLSLQLFHSLALGFAMSGLLVALYRALAAKPASFRLLQGGGAAAVLAVPFLAFAAPAIIVRNTIRGRRIENRRFEFVFLATLIALIWSLMSGRVLTMMLLTLGL from the coding sequence ATGTCCCTGCTCAGCCTCCAGCTCTTCCACTCGCTCGCGCTCGGCTTCGCCATGTCGGGCCTTCTGGTGGCGCTCTACCGGGCTCTCGCCGCCAAGCCCGCCTCGTTCCGCCTGTTGCAGGGCGGCGGCGCCGCGGCGGTCCTCGCCGTTCCCTTCCTCGCCTTCGCCGCCCCGGCCATCATCGTGCGCAACACGATCCGCGGCCGCCGCATCGAGAACCGGCGCTTCGAATTCGTCTTCCTCGCCACGCTCATCGCGCTGATCTGGAGCCTCATGTCGGGCCGGGTGCTCACCATGATGCTGCTGACACTCGGCCTGTAA
- a CDS encoding DUF3126 family protein has product MDRTEITKIQDYLRRKFGNQAIKLQPNMRRKEMVEVMIGDEQIGTLYKDVDEGETSYTVTISILDIDLEEG; this is encoded by the coding sequence GTGGACCGCACCGAGATCACCAAGATTCAGGACTACCTGCGCCGCAAGTTCGGCAACCAGGCGATCAAGCTGCAGCCGAACATGCGGCGCAAGGAGATGGTCGAGGTGATGATCGGCGACGAGCAGATCGGCACGCTCTACAAGGACGTGGACGAGGGCGAGACCTCCTACACCGTCACCATTTCCATCCTCGACATCGACCTCGAGGAGGGTTGA
- a CDS encoding alpha/beta fold hydrolase — translation MSQHPRHARFTGHDGNRLEADVYGHGEKVALLLHGGGQTRHAWRATARRLAERGFTAIAVDQRGHGDSEWVASGAYAFADYGRDAVALGREIAERFGAKPAAIGASLGGIASLHALGLEPCFSALVLVDIVPRMEETGVRHVQSFMRAHAREGFGSIEEAAESVASYLPHRTRPPSVEGLKKNLRLREDGRWYWHWDPAFLEGGRTVNTDRGTIVATLEDAARQLTVPTLLVRGNASDIVSQESADAFLALVPHARFVDVSGAGHMVAGDKNDIFADAILSFLG, via the coding sequence ATGTCCCAGCATCCCCGCCACGCGCGCTTCACCGGCCACGACGGCAACCGCCTGGAGGCCGACGTCTACGGCCACGGCGAGAAGGTGGCGCTGCTGCTGCACGGCGGCGGGCAGACCCGCCACGCCTGGCGCGCCACCGCCCGGCGGCTGGCCGAGCGCGGCTTCACGGCGATCGCCGTCGACCAGCGCGGCCACGGCGACAGCGAATGGGTGGCGAGCGGGGCCTACGCCTTCGCCGACTACGGGCGCGACGCGGTGGCCCTCGGGCGCGAAATCGCCGAACGGTTCGGCGCCAAGCCGGCGGCGATCGGCGCCTCGCTGGGCGGCATCGCCTCGCTCCACGCGCTCGGCCTCGAGCCCTGCTTCTCCGCCCTCGTGCTGGTCGACATCGTTCCGCGCATGGAGGAGACGGGCGTCCGCCACGTGCAGAGCTTCATGCGGGCCCATGCGCGAGAAGGGTTCGGGTCCATCGAAGAGGCGGCGGAATCGGTCGCCTCCTATCTGCCGCACCGGACCCGGCCGCCCTCCGTCGAGGGGCTGAAGAAGAACCTCAGGCTGCGCGAGGACGGGCGCTGGTACTGGCACTGGGACCCCGCCTTCCTGGAGGGCGGACGCACCGTCAACACCGACCGGGGGACGATCGTCGCGACGCTCGAGGACGCGGCCCGCCAGCTTACCGTGCCGACCCTGCTGGTGCGCGGCAACGCCTCCGACATCGTCTCGCAGGAGAGCGCCGACGCCTTCCTGGCGCTCGTGCCCCATGCCCGTTTCGTCGACGTCAGCGGCGCCGGGCACATGGTGGCGGGCGACAAGAACGACATCTTCGCCGACGCCATCCTCTCCTTTCTCGGCTGA
- a CDS encoding alpha/beta fold hydrolase, which yields MIASTSRLPKHSFSSDGVEIAYFDTGEGDPVLCIHGFASTAHINWTYPGWVDTLTKAGRRVIALDNRGHGDSEKLYDPAAYHTTLMAEDARALLDHLAIAKATVLGYSMGSRITAFLAHRHPDRVKAAIMGGLGIKLIDGVGLPETIAEALEAPTLEEVTDPQGRMFRAFAMQTKSDRRALAACIRGSRNLMSREEAASIACPVLIAVGTKDAIAGAPEPLAAIIPKGEALSIPDRDHMPAVGDKVFKAGALDFLARHAA from the coding sequence ATGATCGCCTCGACCTCCCGCCTTCCCAAGCACAGCTTCTCCTCCGACGGGGTGGAGATCGCCTATTTCGACACCGGCGAGGGCGATCCCGTCCTGTGCATCCACGGTTTCGCCTCCACGGCGCACATCAACTGGACCTATCCCGGCTGGGTGGACACGCTGACCAAGGCCGGCCGCCGGGTCATCGCCCTCGACAACCGCGGCCACGGCGATTCGGAGAAGCTCTACGATCCCGCCGCCTATCACACCACGCTGATGGCCGAGGATGCCCGGGCGCTGCTCGACCATCTCGCCATCGCGAAGGCCACGGTGCTCGGCTATTCCATGGGCTCGCGCATCACCGCCTTCCTCGCCCATCGCCATCCGGACCGGGTGAAGGCCGCCATCATGGGCGGGCTCGGCATCAAGCTCATCGACGGCGTCGGCCTGCCGGAGACCATTGCCGAGGCGCTGGAGGCCCCGACGCTCGAGGAGGTCACCGACCCGCAGGGGCGGATGTTCCGCGCCTTCGCCATGCAGACCAAGTCCGACCGTCGGGCACTCGCCGCCTGCATCCGTGGCTCGCGCAACCTGATGAGCCGCGAGGAGGCGGCCTCCATCGCCTGCCCGGTGCTGATCGCGGTGGGCACCAAGGACGCCATCGCCGGCGCGCCCGAGCCGCTGGCGGCGATCATCCCTAAGGGGGAGGCGCTTTCGATCCCCGATCGCGATCATATGCCGGCTGTGGGCGACAAGGTCTTCAAGGCCGGGGCGCTCGACTTCCTGGCCCGGCACGCCGCCTAG